One window of the Labeo rohita strain BAU-BD-2019 chromosome 9, IGBB_LRoh.1.0, whole genome shotgun sequence genome contains the following:
- the edar gene encoding tumor necrosis factor receptor superfamily member EDAR: MGQKGGRTRSHLLPFLLVSSMCFVSAEYSSCGENEYYNYTVSSCQPCPQCQPGQEPYMNCGYGTKDDDYSCVACPAGKFSKGKYEICRRHKDCDSLYRATVLTPGTLESDAECGPCLPGYYILENRPRNIYGMVCHSCQNAPRNIKECMQSTPPSSGRAPSVSSSSTTIFPHAEKDPTGQGHLATALIIAMSTIFIMAIAIVMIIMFYILKTKPSGQACCSGQIIKTVEAQTNKQEEKKEVQENVVIFAEKDEFDKLKPSSPKAAKSENDASSENEQLLSRSIDSDEEAAQDKQGAADLCLLSLVHLTRDKTCSTNAINNNNNINTSSRATGIHSRRKKILDLYTKACSVAEGLSPTELPFDCLERTSRMLSATYSTDKAVVKTWRHLAESFGLKRDEIGGMTDGMQLFDRISTAGYSIPDLLTRLVQIERLDAVETLCFDILGGPENSVPPSSHHPTLTSRCASV, translated from the exons GTGTCCAGCATGTGTTTTGTGAGTGCCGAATACTCCAGTTGTGGAGAAAATGAGTATTATAATTACACAGTCAGCAGTTGCCAGCCCTGCCCACAATGTCAGCCGGGACAAGAGCCGTACATg AACTGTGGTTACGGCACTAAGGATGACGATTACAGCTGCGTGGCCTGTCCGGCAGGGAAGTTCTCCAAAGGCAAATACGAGATCTGCCGTCGCCACAAAGACTGCGACTCGCTGTATCGCGCCACCGTCCTGACGCCCGGCACTCTAGAGAGCGACGCCGAGTGCGGACCGTGTTTACCGGG GTACTACATCCTGGAGAACCGTCCGCGTAACATCTACGGCATGGTGTGTCACTCCTGTCAGAACGCTCCTCGAAACATCAAAGAGT GTATGCAATCCACGCCGCCGTCATCGGGACGAGCTCCCAGCGTGTCGTCCAGCAGCACCACCATATTCCCACATGCTGAGAAAG ATCCAACAGGACAAGGTCACCTAGCAACAGCCCTCATCATCGCCATGTCAACCATCTTCATCATGGCCATCGCTATAGTGATGATCATTATGTTCTACATTCTGAAGACCAAACCGAGTGGACAAG cATGCTGCTCTGGACAAATAATAAAGACGGTGGAAGCCCAAACAAACAAGcaggaggagaagaaggaggTTCAAG AAAACGTGGTGATCTTTGCAGAAAAGGATGAATTTGATAAGCTCAAGCCTTCGTCTCCAAAAGCAGCAAAGAG TGAGAACGACGCGTCATCGGAGAACGAGCAGCTGTTGAGTCGCAGCATCGACAGCGACGAGGAAGCAGCTCAGGACAAACAGGGAGCCGCCGACCTTTGCCTTCTGTCATTGGTGCATCTGACGCGGGACAAGACCTGCTCCACCAACgccatcaacaacaacaacaacatcaacaccAGCAGCAGAGCCACCGGG ATTCacagcagaagaaaaaagatCTTGGATTTGTACACAAAAGCCTGCAGTGTTGCAGAGG GTCTGAGTCCGACCGAGTTGCCGTTCGACTGTCTGGAGCGCACCAGCCGCATGCTCAGCGCCACCTACAGCACGGACAAGGCGGTGGTGAAGACGTGGCGGCACCTCGCAGAGAGCTTCGGCCTGAAGCGCGACGAGATCGGCGGCATGACGGACGGCATGCAGCTCTTCGACCGCATCAGTACGGCGGGATACAGCATCCCGGACCTGCTGACCCGTCTGGTCCAGATCGAGCGGCTGGACGCCGTCGAGACCCTCTGCTTCGACATTCTGGGCGGCCCGGAGAACAGCGTCCCTCCGTCCAGCCACCATCCCACCCTGACGTCCCGCTGCGCCAGCGTCTGA